Within Persephonella sp., the genomic segment GGATATTTTTTATCACGAATTTTATTTCACAATAAAAAAGTAAAAAATAGTGAAAAATACAAAGATTATATAGAAACATTAATAAATGTAATAGAGACTGAAGAAATCCCCCATATAAGCAAAAGAACTGCTTATAATGGACTTGTTATATTGGGAAGGAATGATATAAAAGAAGAATACCTAAAAAAGCTAACATCAGAAGAAGAAGCCTTTTGGTTTAATATTGGAGATATATTGATTTATCATAATGACAGAAAAAAAGATAAAAATATTAGTTTAGATTTATGGAAAGCAAATCTCGAAGAATTTTTGAAAAAAAATGTAAACTGGAATTTTACAAGGAAAAGATTTATTATTGATATACTCGATACATCAAAAAGAAACAAAAATTTAAAAGAATATGGGACAAAAACATTTCTTCATTTGGTAAAATTAACAATTATAGGTAATATTTTTAAGCATATCCGAGAAAAATTAAAAAATCAAAATATAAAAGTGTCTATTCATTTTGATGAAGATAAAATAAGTTTTAAATTCAATAATGTTGATTTAAGTGAAGAGTTAAAGAAAGAAATAAATGAAATTATTATTGAATACATAAAAAAAATAGAAGAAGAAGCATTGAAATATTTAGGAACGGAAGAAAAAAAAGATAGACTTTTCTCAGAATTAAGAAAAGATAAAGATAATGAATTAAAGATTATTATTAATAATAATCAGAATTTATATGAAGTTGTTAAACAGCTATTTTAGAAGACAATTTTATTAAATTTTAAAACCACCTAAGAATTAGCTCTGAACTTTTATTTATAAAAAACAGACTGATTTTGGATACCTTTAGATAGAAGTATCAAGCTTAACTGAAACTAAGTGGGACATATTTGGGACATACAAAACTTTATTAAACTCAATTTCAAGTTTATTAAACTTGATAACAGGTTTGATTTTCAGTGCAAAAAATTTAAAAATTCAACTTATAGAATCTCTTGAAAAGCTTGATTTTATTGGATTTTGAAGGAATTCCAATTTAGAGGCGGGGGCGGGAATCGAACCCGCGCATAAGGGATTTGCAGTCCCCTGCCTTACCACTTGGCTACCCCGCCTTAGAGAGTTATATTATAGCACAGTTTATTTATTCTGCCAGTCTGTCAAGAACATGTTTTTCCGGAATAACACAGTAAAATTTACCGGTGAACACGATCTCATTTTTTTCGTTTTTGGCGGTTACCTCAACTGTTCTTTTGTTTTCATTTTTCTCTGTAACTATTCCTTCAAAAAAAAGATGCTCACCTACCCTAACAGGTTTTAAAAATTTCACTTCTGCTTTTGCCAGAACAACATTCGGGTGGTTCACAGCAAGCATTGAACAGTAATCTCCTGCAGAAAAAATAAACCCTCCGTGAACTAAACCTTTTTCATCTGCCTTCATCTTATCTGTTATCTCAAGCAAGACAGAAGCAAACCTGTCAGTCTCAACAGCTGTTGGAATTCCTGAAAGGGTTCGGTCAATTTCTCTATGGGTTTTTATCTCCATGTTTTCCTCCTTGTTTATCTGGTCTGCTTTTATAATAAAACATTATACGGTCAACAAGTTTTTTTAAAACAGGGGCAGATACAGTTCCTCCTCCAATAAACTCCCATTTTTTCAGCCTTTTTGGTTCATTTGCGAATATTACAACTGTAAATTTTGGTTTTTCTGCAGGGAAGTATCCTGCAAACCATGTATAGAATTTTTCATTTGAGAGGGCTTTTATAGCTGGATCGTATTTTTGTGCAGTTCCTGTTTTACCAGCTATTGTAAAGTAATCGGATCTTCCTTTTTTTGCTGTGCCTATTTCAACTACATTTTTTAAAATTTCCTGAAGTTTTTTCACAGATCTGTCTGAAAAAACCTTTCTTACAATCTGCTTTTCAGGTTTTATAACCTCTCCAGTTTCTTTGTCTACCATCTCCTTTATAAAATTTGGCTTAAGGAGGTAACCACCGTTTGCTATTGCTGAATAAGCCATCGCAATTTGAATGGGTGTTGCTGTCCAGTTCTGTCCTATTGATGCGTAGGCTACTTCTACAGGTCTTTTGTCTTTTCGGATAAGACCTGACGCTTCTCCCGGAAATGTTTTTGTTGACTTCCCAAATCCAAGGGAAAACAGTTTGTTATAAAATCTTTCTGGATCAAGTTTTAAGGCAAGTTCTATAGCTCCCACATTAGATGAGTATATGATTATTTCGTCAGCCTTAAGATATTTAAACTTTTTGTGATCTCTGATCCTGATGCCGTCAACTGTTATGCTTCCTTCCCCGCAGTAATACTTTTTTGAAAAAGAAACTTTTTTTTCATCAATCGCTTCTGCAAGAACAAAAGGTTTTGCTAAAGATCCAGGTTCGTAGGCGTTGTGAAATGTTATATTTTTATGGGTTTTATATTTGTAATACCTGTTTGGATTGTAGTTAGGGTATGTTGCATTTGCTATTATGTTTCCTGTGCTTGGATCAACTATAAGTATTAGGGCTTCTTTGGGTTTCCTTTCTCTTACCAACTCCCTCAGTGCATCTTCAGCTATAAACTGTATGTTGCTGTCTATAGTTAATTTTATGTCGTAGCTTTTTTTATCACTGTCCTTTTTTTCCACGGTGAAAGGGTTCCCCATAGCATCTTTCATAAGCAGTATATTTCCTGTTCCCCCGCCTAATTCTTTGTCGTATTTAAGCTCAAGTCCTTCCATACCTCTTCCGGTTGTCCTGCTGACAAATCCTATAGTTGAGCCTGCTATACTATTTAATGGGTAAAATCTTTTTGAGGACTCAATAACCCCCATGTTCCATTCTCTGAGTTTTTTTCTTAGATTGAGTAGTCTTTCTTTCAATGATTTATCTACACCCTTTGCAAGAACCACATAATGTTTTTTTGAGTAAAGTTTTTCAAGTAAAACTCTATAGGGTCTTTTGATTATTGGCGAAAGTTCTCTTGCAAGCCTTTCTTTGTCTTTTATGTATTTTGGTATCACAAAAATGTCAACAGTGGGCACGCTAATTCCTAAAATTCTGTTGCTGCTGTCGTATATTGTTCCCCTTGGAAGTATTATTTTTTCTTTGGCATAATACTGTTTTTGTATGAACTGAAGGTAATGATCCCTTTGAAGAACTTGAAAGTTAAACAGCCTAAATAGAACAAGTATAAATGATAAGGTTATGATAAAAGCAACAATATAAACCCTATTTCTTACCATTCATATCCTTTTGATCTATAAAACGGACATTTGAGTAGTCCACAGGTTTCATTCCTAATTTTTTTTGTGCTATCCTTCCTATTCTATCAGGAGAGGAAAGACCGCTTATCTCTTTCTTAAGCATCATATTTTTTGCTGTAAGCTGATTTCTTATCTGGATTAATTCTGTTATCTCTTTATCTACTTTAAAATAATACTGGTTGTAAATAACAAGAGTTCCACTGATGCTAAGGAAAAATACCCAGAATTTGATATATCTTTTTATGTATAAAAAGTCCCTTTTAAGCTCTATAACAGTCTCTCTTATCATTTTTATATCCTTTTTCCTACTCTCAGTTTTGCACTGCGGGAGGGAGGGTTTTCTTTTATTTCCTCCTCTCCCGGTGTAATTGGTTTTTTCGTCAAAAGCTCAAGTTTCTTTAATTTTCTTGCTTCTTTGAAGATATTTTTTACTATTCTGTCTTCAAGTGAATGGAAGGATATTACCTGAATTATTCCGTTTTTTTCAAGCCTTTCAATTCCTTTGCTTACCCCCTGTTTTATCTCTGAAAGCTCATCATTTACCTCTATTCTTATCGCCTGAAATGTTTTAGTTGCAGGGTGTATTCTGCCTCTTCTTAACGCTGGTGGATATGATCTGAAGACTATATCTGCCAACTGTTTTGTTGTCTCGATAGGCTTTTTTTTCCTTTCTTCAATAATATTTTTTACAATTCTTTTTGCAAACTTTTCCTCCCCATATTCAAAAATTATTTTTTCAAGAAGGTTTTTCGGATATCTGTTTACCACTTCATATGCTGTTAAGCTCTGGGATCTGTCCATTCTCATATCAAGGGGCTCGTCCCTCTGGAATGAGAAACCCCTCTCTGTTTTCAGATGAAATATAGACACCCCAAGATCAAACAAGAAGCCCTGAACAGAGCTAATGCCAAGCTGATCAAGAATAGCGTCTAAATCTTTAAATGAGGACTGAAATAGAGTGTATCTTCCTTCAAACTGTTTTAGTTTTTGGTTTGCTATTTTTATAGCATATTCGTCTTTGTCTATTCCTATAATTTTAACTTCAGGAAAGTTTTTCAGTATCAAAAAGGAATGTCCCCCTCCACCTACTGTGGCATCAACTATGTATCCTTTTTTTATACTTTTAAAAAAATTTATAACCTCCCTGTGCAAAACAGGATAATGTTCAAACTGGCTCAACCTTCAAATCTCTTGGTAGGCAGTTGGTAAACATCTTCCATAATATCTATTCCGCACTGTAGATCATCAAGCCAGTCAAGGAATTTGTTTACATTATCTTTACCTTTGATTATTGCACCGTGCTGGGGGGCTATTATTTCTATATCAAGCTGTCTTGCCATCTTTACCCATGCTTTTAATATTTTAGAGGTTGGTATGTATCTTCTATGAAATCCCTCCATATATTTTATGTGTTCTTCAAAGTTTTCAACATATATGTAATCCTGTCCAAGGGAAGCACCAAGGTCGCCGGAATAAAGGACTTTTGAGACAGGGTCATACACCTGAAGGTTTCCAGGTGCATGCATAAAATGTGCAGGAAGTATGTAAAGCTCAGAGTTTCCAAGTCTTACAATAGTTCCTTCGTCCTGTATTCCTTTAATCCTGTCAGCAACAAGCCTGTCAACCCCAAAGTGGGGTATAAACCTTACCCATAAAATAGACGACAGTGCGATCGCTTTGGTTGTCATAAGCCAACCGTTTATCGCAGCAACAATATCAGGATCCTGATGGGAAAGGAAGATATACCTGAGATTATCAATCCCGATCAGCCCTCCCACTTCTGACAAGAGATGTTTAAAAACTTTATGCCCTCCTGGATCCAGTATCATGCCCTGACCGCTGTCAACGATAAAATGAACATTAGCCTGCACCATTTCACCATGCCCGTAGTCCTCAAGAAGAATGTTCTGATGGGTGCCGTTGTCAAAAAATTTTCTCTCTTCTGGAACCATCTATACACCTCTCCTTTTTTATTTGGTTCTGTTTAATTTTTCAAAAATTTTTCTGTCTAATTTTATTATTCCATCATAAACTGTAAGTTCTAAAGAAGGCTTTTTTCTCTTTTTTACAAATAAAAAAGGAACAAGCTCAGGATAATCTTTCAGCATATTATAACAATCTTTTTTGGGATAAGCTCTGCACAAAAGGTTCATAATGCCTGCTGTCAGCACCAGATCAATATCAGTTTCTGGATAGTTGTCGTATACACACAGGGCTATGGACAAAACTGAGGCTGTCCTTTCTAAAAGTCCTCCTTCGTAATTCCTGCCGGATTTTTTGTCTTTTAATTTTTCAACCTTATTCCTAAGTTCTTTATTAAATAAATACTTTTTTATTAAATCTTTGTATCTTTTTTTCTTTATCTCTTTGTAAAAAAACTCTATCTGTTTCCATAAAAAATCGTAAGCATAAGGGGTTCTTTCCAAATTACTGGAGCAACCTCCTGTTTATTACTATTTCGGAATTTTCTTTTAATTTATCAATAAGCATCTGAACCAGTGTTCTGTATTTACTTTCAAGTAGTATGGGTTTAAGCAGTTTTTCCATTTCTTCTTTTCTTTCTTTTTCTGGGGGTTCTATTTTGGATATTTTCCCTATAAGAATTCCTGAAGATGTTTTAAAAGGTCCTGCGATCTGTCCTTTTTTTGATCTGATAATCTTACCAAGGTCATCAGGAAGAACTCCAAATTCTGCTTCAATAGTTTGAACCGTCTCTCCTTTTATTTTTTTAATCTTTGCTCTGTAATTGACAGCGATATTCTTTAAATTCTTTTCCATTTTGATTATTTCTTTTACTTCATCATACAGCTTTTTTAAGGACTCTTTTGATTTTTCTTTTTTCAATTGGGAAATTATCTGTTCTTTAACTTTTTCTAAAGGCTGAGGCTTTGATACATCTTTTATGTATTTTATCAGGTAGTAGCTGTCTTCTTCTGAAACAAGAGAAATATTTTTATCTTTTGATAGGTTTTTAATCTCTTTTTTTATTTTGTCTGGAAGTTTGTTATTGTTATCGTATACAATGTCTTCAAATATTTTTTTCACACCTTTTTCTGTTGTTACCTTTTCGTTGTTTTTAAGTTTTCTGTAAATCTGCTGTGCTTTTTTCTGGGCTTTTTCAGAACCAAGCTCTTTTATACTTATCTGGTAAACAGCGATTAATTTTCCTTTTTTTCCAGCAAACTTTTTTAGGTTTTTTTCATAGTATTCTTTGATCTCTTTCTCAGTTGGTTTATATTCAGGAGGCTTTATTATAACGAATTCCCCAGAAATCCTTGAAAGCTGTTTATTTATGTAAGTGTTAAGCTCATCTTCTGTAAGATAAAAACCTACCCTCTGTAATGTTAGCAGATGTCTGATAGAAAGCTCTTTTCTGAGAATTTCTTCAAAAAAAGACGGTGTTATGTTTACTTGAGAAAGAAATGCCAAATACCTGTCTTTAGAGAACTTTCCATCTTCTTTGAAAGCCTCTATATCAAGAATATATCTTTTAACCTCTTCTTTGGTGGCTTCTATACCTTCTCTCTGAGCTTCCTGAAAAAGAAGCTCCTGATCAATAACATTTCTTATAGCATCTGCATATATCTGTTTTTTTAAGGGGGCTGTATCTATTCCCTGACTTTCCATCTGCCTTGTTATGAGGGTTACCTGATAGTAAAACTCTGCCATTGGTATCTCTTTGCCGTTTACCTGAGCTACTCCCTGTATGTTTCCTGCAAACTTATAAATAATAAGGGCTACAAACGCTGTGCCTACAAATGCAAATGTTGTTATAAAAAGGATAAGTTTCATCCATTTTGATTTTCCTATGTTTATAAACATTAAATCTCCCCTGTCTATTAATTCAGCTTATTATTTTACGATAAATTTTTTTATGTTGTAATTTTTCCGTCTGATATTTTTATTATTCTGTGGGCATAAGAGGCTATTGTTGGATCGTGGGTTATCAAGATTATCGTCTTTCCTTTTTTGTTTAGATCAACAAATATCTCCATTATCTCTTTTGCTGTTTTTGAGTCTAAAGCTCCTGTCGGTTCATCTGCAAGTATGAGCTGAGGATCGTTAATCAGTGCTCTTCCTATGGCAACCCTTTGCTGTTGTCCTCCTGAAAGCTGGGAAGGTTTGTTATTTTTTTTATCTTCAAGTCCAAGCATTTTCAGTATATTTTCAGCTTCTGTTTCTTTCTGTGGGAAATTTTTTTTTGAGTAAACGACAGGAACGAGTATGTTCTCTAAAGCAGTCAGGTAGGGGATCAGGAAAAACTGCTGAAAAACAAACCCAATATACTCATTTCTGATCTGGGAAAGATGATCGTCATCTAATTTTGAGACGTCTTTTCCCAGCAGGTAATACTTCCCTGATGTTGGCGTATCAAGACAGCCTAATATATTCATAAGTGTTGTTTTTCCCGATCCGGAAGCACCCATAATTGATAAAAACTCACCTTCGTAAACGGTAAGGTCAATACCTCTCAAAGCCTGGGTTTTTATACCTGCTGTCTGGTAAACCTTTGTTATATTTTCAAGTTTTATTATCTCTCTCATTTGAAAACCTTTGTTTTTACAGGTGCTGTGAATTTTGTTGCTATAACTTCTCCTTCTTTTAGCCCTTCTATGACCTCTGTGTGTTTTTCATCAATCCAGCCTGTTTTTATGTATCTAATCTGGGGCTTTCCATTTTTTATCACATAAACATACTGTTTGCCTTTTTCAAACCTTACAGCTGAGTTAGGTATTATGATCGCATTTTTCTTTATACCTGCAATTATCTTTGTGTAAACTGTCATCTCGGGTCTGAGATATTGTGCATAATCTTTTTTTACAGGGACAATAGCAAGATAATAAACTATGTTTTGTTTTACTATCGGTTCAGGGTATATCTTAGTTATCTTTCCTATAAATATTCTGTCAGGAAAAGCATCAACATAGTAAACAACTCTCTGTCCGGGCTTAACTTTTCCTATGTCTGTTTCATCAACAAATATCTGGATCTCAAGCCTGTCTGGTTTTAATATGGTTACAAGCTCTCCAGCCTGAAGACCTGCAACGAGGGTTTCTCCTTCCCTTGCCACAACATTAGAGACAATACCATCAATAGGGGAATAAATCTCTGTGTATGAGAGTCTTATTTTTGCTTTTTCAAGTTCCTTTTGGAGTATTTTTATGTCGTCCTGTGCTAGTTTTTTTTCTGTTTTATACTCTATTTTCAGTTTTTTTAATGTTTCTTCTGCAAGTTTTAGTTTTGCTTTTTTTGTTTTGAGCTCTCTTTTTGCCACCTCAAAATCTTGTTTTGTGGTGAAGCCTTCTTTCAAAAGCTCTTTTTCCCTCTGAAATTTCCAGTTTGCAAACTCATATTCAGCTTCAGCAGCTTTAAAATTTTTTTCAGCTTCTTTTATCTTTACCGGATAGAGTTGATTAATCTGATCCAGTTTATTTTTTGCTTTTTGTATCTGGGATTTTATTTTTTGTATGTCTTTCCTGAATTCTCTTTGATCTATAATTGCTATAAGCTGTCCTTTTTTTACATAGTCACCTATGTCAATAAACATTTTCTGAACCAGACCTGTCGTTCGTGTCCCTATCTTCAGATATGCATTAACCCTTGTTTTTACAATAGCAGTTGCATTGATTATATCTTTTATTTCTCCCCTTTTTACCTTCTCTGTTTTATATACAACGACCTTGCTTTTTTCTGCTTCTTTTGATTTGGAATATATGTAGTATCCGATAACTGCAACCGCTATAAGTAGTATAAATATTATTACTTTTTTCATCTGCTTTCACCTTCTGAGAGTTTTTCCACTCCCACTTCCCTCTCCAGAACAGCTTTTGTCAGGGCTATATCAAGTAAGGACTGAACATAGGTTTCGTGGGCATCTGCCAAAGAGCTTTCTGCAGTGACAAGGGAGATAATATCTCCTTTTCCCACCTTGTATTCTCCAAGAGCCTGCCTGTAGTTGTGCTCTGCCTCTTTCAATAAAACCCTTGCAACATCAAGATTTTTATATGATGTTTTCAGATCAAGATATAAGTTGTAAAGATTTAGAAGTATCTGTCTTTTTAGCTCTTTAAGTCTGTGACTGTAGAACTTTTCTTCTTCTTTGGAAGATAGATAAAAATAGTATCTTTTCAAGCCTTCAAAAATTGTCCATGAAATACCTATCCTGAAAATATTGTAGTTCTGAGAACTTCCGTAGATTGAGGAGTAATCCCTGTTTATTGAGTAAGAAATATATACACTTGGGGTAAAGCTTAAAACTGACTGGATAGATTTTAATTTTGAAGCCTCAAGGTCGTAAGTATACTGTCTGAATATTGGTCTGTTAAAAGCCAAATCTTTCATCTTGTTAAACTCAGGAATGTTGTCTTCTTCTACCTTAGTTAAAATTGATATATCAATATCTGTCTGGGTATCAAGGGGAAATCCTATAAGGCTGTTGAGCTGGGCGATAGATTTTTTGTATTCATTTTCTGCCTGATAAAGCATATATCTCACATTTTCAAGCCTTACTTTTGCCTGCAGGTAATCTGATTTTTTTACGAGCCCTAATTTTAGCTTTTTCTCTGCCATTTGGAAATTTTTTTCTGCAGATTTCAACTGGATCTTTCTGAACCTGAGGATCTCTTTGTTTGCACAGGCTTTGTAGTATGCTTTTTTTACCTGAAATTTTATATCAAGAATAGTCTCAAAGTAATCATTTTGTGATGATTTAAGTAGTTTTTGTTTAATTTTATTTAGAAGTATATTTTGACCAGAATTGTAAACAGTCCAGTAAAGGCTTATAGAGTAATTTCTTGAAAAATAATCTGGTTGTGTATCCCTGTATTTTGAGTAGTTGTAATCAAAGCTTAAAACAGGGAAAAAATTTCCGTAAGTTGAAAGATAATCAAATCTTTTAGCTTTCAGATCAGAAAATTTCTGCTTTAAAAAAGGATGGTTTTTCATTGCAAGTTCTATTGCCTGCTCAAGCGTCAGGCTGTAAGAAACATTAAAAATAACAAAAATAAGAAAGAAAATCCTTACCATCAAATTACACTCTGATCTGATAAGTTTTTGAGTTTTTCAAACTGCTCTTTCGTTAAAGCACTCTGGATAGTTCTAACTTCCTTAATGTTGTAAACTGTGAGCTCTGCTTTTTCTTTGGCTATTTCAACAATCAGATCTTTGATTTTCTTTGGATCCCCACCGTCAATTACAAGTGAGTTAAGCTGTTTTTCCTTTTCCTGTATTGATCTGGCAAGTTCTTCCATTTTTTTGTAGTATTTAGAGTAAAAATCATTCAGTATTTTAATCTGCTCTTCAGTTAAACCAAGTTGAGATTTATATTTTTTTAAAGCCGGAAGGAAGTTAAATCTTTTTGTCAAAAATGAACTATCCATCCAGCTGTCTTCATTGATCTGGTCTATTGTCACAGTTGTGGTATTTTGTTCTTCCTGTGAAAAAGATACCCCCCAGACAATCAGCACCAGAAAAACCAAAATTACCTTTCTCAATTTTCACCCCTTAGAAAAATTTTTTCACTTAAAATTATACTAAAGTTGAGAATGGCTTATAATATTATTTTCTGAAAAATAAAGGAGGTCAGAGGTTTTGGACTGGAAAGATACATTAAATTTGCCGAAAACAGAGTTTCCTATGAAAGGAAATCTACCTAAAAGAGAGCCTGAAATTCTTAAAAAATGGGAAGATATAAATCTTTATGAGAAATTAAGAGAGGAAAGGAAAGGACAAGAAAAATACATTCTACACGATGGACCTCCTTATGCAAATGGAAACATTCATCTTGGTCATGCCCTTAACAAAATTCTGAAGGATATACTTGTAAAGTATGAATCAATGAGGGGAAAAGATGCCCCCTTTGTTCCCGGTTGGGACTGCCACGGACTTCCTATTGAACAGCAGGTTGAGAAACAGCTGAAAAAAGAGAAAAAAAGAAAGGAAGACCTTTCAAAGTCAGAATTTAGAAAGCTCTGCCGTGATTACGCATCAAAGTATGTGAACATACAGAGGGAAGAGTTTAAAAGGCTTGGTATAGTAGGAAACTGGGAAAAACCTTATCTAACAATGAGACCTTCGTATCAGGCTCAGGAGATAAGAGAGCTTGGGAGAATATTCAGCTCAGGCATAGCATATAGGGGCAAAAAGCCTGTTTACTGGTGTATATATGACAAGACAGCCGAAGCTGAAGCAGAGGTGGAATACAAAGACAAAAAAGACCCTTCAATCTATGTTGCCTTTGAGCTTGTAGAACCGCCGTTTGATATCCATAAAAAAAGTTATGCTGTTATATGGACAACAACACCATGGACGCTTCCTGCAAATCTTGGAATTATGGTAAACCCTGATTTTGATTATGTTTTCATTGATACAGGGGAAAAGGTTTTTATTGTTGCAAAGGAGCTTCTGGAGAACTTTAAGGAAAAAACTGGTATAGAGGGAGATATTTTAAAAGAGGTAAAAGGAAGGGAACTGGAGTTTTTAGAATACAAACACCCATTTATAGATAGAGTATCAAAGATATACCTTTCTGAGTTTGTTGAACTTGGAACAGGAACAGGTCTTGTTCATATGGCACCGGGGCATGGACAGGAAGATTACATAATAGGTCAAAGATACGGTGTGCAACCTTTTGCTCCTGTTGATGATGAGGGAAGGTTTACACAGGAAGCACCTGATTTTATACAGGGCCTGAGAGTTTTTGATGCAAACGCCCCTATTGTTGACAAGCTTAAAGAGGTTGGAGCTCTTTTGTATCATGAAGAGATAGTTCACTCTTACCCCCACTGCTGGAGGTGTAAAAATCCTGTGATATTCAGGGCTACTCCCCAGTGGTTTATATCAATGGATGCTATACTTGAGAACGGAAACACACTCAGAGGAGAAGCAATAAAAGAGATTGAAAGGGTAAAATGGATCCCTGACTGGGGCGAAAACAGAATAAAATCAATGGTTGAAAACAGACCTGACTGGTGTATATCAAGGCAGAGAAGCTGGGGTGTTCCGATCGCCGTTTTTTACTGTAAAAACTGTGGTGAGACGGTTAATGATCCTGAAGTTTTTGAACATGTTGCAAAGCTTGTTGAGAATGATCCTTACGGAGCTGACATATGGTTTGAAAAGAAACCTGAAGAACTACTTCCTGAAGGATATAGATGCCCAAAATGTGGATCAGACAGGTTTGAAAAAGAGGAGGACATTCTTGATGTATGGTTTGATTCTGGAGTTTCCCACTCATCAGTTTTGAAAACAGGTTTTTGGGAAGAGCTGAGATGGCCTGCAGATATGTATCTTGAAGGTTCTGATCAGCATAGAGGTTGGTTTCAGTCTTCCTTACTTGAAAGTATCGCATCTTACGGAAGATCCCCATATAATAGTGTGCTGACACACGGCTTTATTCTTGATGAAAAAGGCAGGAAAATGTCAAAATCTGTTGGGAATGTTATTCCACCTGAAAAAGTAATAAAGATGTATGGTGCTGATATTTTGAGGTTGTGGGTTGTTTCAGAGGACTACACAGAAGACATCAAGATAGGAATGAACCTTCTTAAAGGAATAGCCGATGACTACAGAAAAATAAGAAATACATTCAGATATTTTCTTGGAAACCTGTATGACTTTGATCCGAATAAGGATAATGTTTCTTATGATAACCTTCTTGAGATAGACAGATGGATACTTTCCAGACTACAAAGAATTATTGATGTTTCCCATTCAGCATACCAAAACTATAGATTTCACAGGATATACCACGAGATAAAAAAATTTATGATAGTTGATCTGTCGGCAATTTATCTTGATATATTAAAAGACAGGCTTTATGTGTATGCCCCAGACACTTTAGAAAGAAGATCAGCCCAGACTGTCCTTTATGTAATGCTCACATCACTGTCGAAACTCCTTGCTCCGATACTTTCATTTACTATGGAAGAGGTATGGAGTTATGTTAAGCAGTTTGATAAAAACGCAAAAGAAAGCATACATCTTGAGATAATGCCCCTTGTAAATCAGGATCTTATAGACAAAAATCTTGAGGAGATATACAAGGATCTCCTGAAGGTAAGAGATGATGTGCTGAAAGCCCTTGAAGAAGCAAGAAAAAAAGATGTTATAAGACATCCATATGAAGCAAAGGTAATTTTGGATCTTCCTGAAAAATATGAAAATCTTGTTAAAGAGAGAATTGACTGGATAAAATTTTTCTTTACTGTTTCTCAGGTTGAGATCTCAAAGAAAACTGAAGGGGAGGTTGTTATAGAAGGTGAAAATACAGGAGGTGTTGTTGCTGTTAAAAAAGCAGAAGGTCAAAAATGTCCAAGATGCTGGATATATGACAGCTCTGTTGGAAAAAATGGACAGCCTGTCTGTGATAGATGTGTCCAGCAGCTTGAAATAATGAAAATAGATATAAATCAGATAGAGGAGGCAAAATGAAAAAATCTGACATTATTGAGATGTTGCTGGAAGAATTTCCAGAGCTTGACAGGAAAACAGTTACAAACATAGTTAACGGCACTTTTGAAGCAATGATGGAAGCTCTCACAAAAGGACAGAAAATAGAGATAAGAGGTCTTGGAACATTCAGGGTTAAATCAAGACCTGCCAAGGTGGCAAGAAACCCTAAAACAGGAGAGAAAATAAAGATACCTCCTAAAAAAGTAGTTCATTTCAAGATAGGTAAGGTTCTAAAAGCAAAACTTAATGCAAGGGCAGGGGTCTAACCCTCCCTTACTTTTGATTT encodes:
- the ileS gene encoding isoleucine--tRNA ligase encodes the protein MDWKDTLNLPKTEFPMKGNLPKREPEILKKWEDINLYEKLREERKGQEKYILHDGPPYANGNIHLGHALNKILKDILVKYESMRGKDAPFVPGWDCHGLPIEQQVEKQLKKEKKRKEDLSKSEFRKLCRDYASKYVNIQREEFKRLGIVGNWEKPYLTMRPSYQAQEIRELGRIFSSGIAYRGKKPVYWCIYDKTAEAEAEVEYKDKKDPSIYVAFELVEPPFDIHKKSYAVIWTTTPWTLPANLGIMVNPDFDYVFIDTGEKVFIVAKELLENFKEKTGIEGDILKEVKGRELEFLEYKHPFIDRVSKIYLSEFVELGTGTGLVHMAPGHGQEDYIIGQRYGVQPFAPVDDEGRFTQEAPDFIQGLRVFDANAPIVDKLKEVGALLYHEEIVHSYPHCWRCKNPVIFRATPQWFISMDAILENGNTLRGEAIKEIERVKWIPDWGENRIKSMVENRPDWCISRQRSWGVPIAVFYCKNCGETVNDPEVFEHVAKLVENDPYGADIWFEKKPEELLPEGYRCPKCGSDRFEKEEDILDVWFDSGVSHSSVLKTGFWEELRWPADMYLEGSDQHRGWFQSSLLESIASYGRSPYNSVLTHGFILDEKGRKMSKSVGNVIPPEKVIKMYGADILRLWVVSEDYTEDIKIGMNLLKGIADDYRKIRNTFRYFLGNLYDFDPNKDNVSYDNLLEIDRWILSRLQRIIDVSHSAYQNYRFHRIYHEIKKFMIVDLSAIYLDILKDRLYVYAPDTLERRSAQTVLYVMLTSLSKLLAPILSFTMEEVWSYVKQFDKNAKESIHLEIMPLVNQDLIDKNLEEIYKDLLKVRDDVLKALEEARKKDVIRHPYEAKVILDLPEKYENLVKERIDWIKFFFTVSQVEISKKTEGEVVIEGENTGGVVAVKKAEGQKCPRCWIYDSSVGKNGQPVCDRCVQQLEIMKIDINQIEEAK
- a CDS encoding HU family DNA-binding protein, with amino-acid sequence MKKSDIIEMLLEEFPELDRKTVTNIVNGTFEAMMEALTKGQKIEIRGLGTFRVKSRPAKVARNPKTGEKIKIPPKKVVHFKIGKVLKAKLNARAGV